A genome region from Bufo gargarizans isolate SCDJY-AF-19 chromosome 2, ASM1485885v1, whole genome shotgun sequence includes the following:
- the LOC122928278 gene encoding interferon-inducible GTPase 5-like, giving the protein METFSELSLKEVDLRQLEDEGSHEDPLLEDCWDFSVAVAGGPGVGKTVLIQALLGFNENGQHSRAAFLNPKKPDGPLLYLHPLHPGLTFWELPLDDGSPEKWISEADLLLLVTDAQFTQVHVDLASSALMQAKKLCLVRSKVDCDLHTLKRRMKEDYSRVEVLSALRTVLLEPFNDMAKKEALSLFLMSGFEPYQLDAPALKAKIEKTSQELGRALCLEQQGYEVIDYEEIAELQSALERGGISEMVRFIQSSLDSLLDTRFDLALMGGNPGFRHSILNSLRGLKDGEDGSAHGGNPENPIEYACLKYPKASLWDLPGMESLESQPKKYMESVHMSRYDFTMLFLTPWQEASSSYRSLVHELQKEGKKSVFIQDCEDDEMPPGPREDEVFVLSPTRLPGTEFHRLLGYLEKKLPSRKLRAFMLSLPNLSAEVILKKKEALSQEVWKVALLSSLVASVPIPGVAIACDLSLLTARLDTYRQELGLDADSLANLSHKSGVPVPQLMLEIQSPAGKGVTRQLVQKMLGSATGIGLEVAGVFLHRFPLLGPLATGGIAFHASYLVLSRCLEAMAEDAQRVLSRAQSPPKTISY; this is encoded by the exons ATGGAGACATTTAGTGAGCTGAGCCTGAAGGAGGTTGATCTCAGACAACTGGAAGATGAAGGAAGCCATGAAGATCCCCTTCTCGAGGACTGCTGGGATTTTTCTGTTGCTGTTGCAGGAGGACCAGGTGTTGGGAAGACTGTTTTAATACAGGCCCTTCTGGGCTTCAATGAGAATGGCCAACATTCGAGAGCAGCTTTTTTGAATCCTAAAAAGCCTGATGGCCCTTTACTGTACCTTCATCCATTGCATCCTGGTCTAACCTTCTGGGAGCTACCACTGGACGATGGTTCTCCTGAGAAGTGGATATCTGAGGCGGACCTTCTCCTCCTGGTTACTGATGCCCAGTTCACACAAGTCCATGTTGATTTGGCCAGTAGTGCCCTTATGCAGGCTAAGAAACTCTGTTTGGTGCGCTCAAAGGTGGACTGTGACCTGCACACCCTAAAAAGAAGGATGAAGGAAGACTACTCCAGGGTAGAAGTGTTGTCAGCATTGCGTACCGTCCTCCTTGAGCCATTTAATGATATGGCAAAGAAGGAAGCCTTATCGCTTTTCCTGATGTCTGGATTTGAACCATATCAATTGGATGCGCCAGCACTGAAGGCCAAAATAGAGAAGACATCACAGGAACTTGGCAG AGCCTTGTGCCTTGAACAACAGGGTTATGAAGTGATTGACTATGAAGAAATTGCTGAATTACAGTCTGCACTAGAAAGAGGAGGGATATCGGAGATGGTCAGATTCATCCAGAGCAGCTTGGACTCTCTTTTGGACACCCGCTTCGATCTGGCATTAATGGGGGGTAACCCTGGCTTTCGTCACTCTATCTTGAATTCACTTCGCGGTTTGAAGGATGGAGAGGATGGTTCGGCCCATGGTGGAAATCCAGAAAACCCAATTGAGTATGCCTGTCTTAAATACCCTAAAGCCAGCTTGTGGGACCTCCCAGGAATGGAAAGTCTGGAGTCTCAGCCAAAAAAGTATATGGAGAGTGTGCACATGAGCCGATATGACTTCACTATGCTGTTCCTCACACCATGGCAGGAGGCCTCGAGTAGTTACAGATCTCTTGTACATGAGCTACAGAAGGAGGGGAAGAAGAGTGTCTTCATCCAAGACTGTGAAGATGATGAGATGCCACCAGGACCACGAGAAGATGAAGTATTTGTTCTATCTCCTACTAGACTTCCAGGGACAGAATTTCATAGGTTATTGGGTTATCTAGAGAAGAAACTGCCCAGTCGCAAATTGCGAGCATTCATGCTCTCCCTTCCAAATCTCTCTGCTGAAGTAATCTTAAAGAAAAAGGAAGCACTTTCTCAAGAGGTCTGGAAGGTGGCCCTTCTCTCGAGCTTGGTGGCTAGTGTGCCTATCCCTGGAGTTGCCATAGCATGTGACCTTTCCTTACTCACTGCCCGTCTGGACACTTATCGCCAAGAACTTGGACTGGATGCTGACTCTCTGGCCAACCTTTCCCATAAGTCGGGAGTTCCGGTTCCCCAGCTAATGTTAGAGATCCAGAGCCCCGCTGGGAAGGGGGTAACACGCCAGTTGGTTCAGAAAATGCTAGGATCCGCTACTGGAATCgggttggaggtggcaggagttTTCTTACATCGATTTCCTCTTCTAGGTCCCTTGGCCACAGGGGGAATTGCTTTTCATGCTAGCTACTTAGTGCTGAGCAGATGTTTAGAAGCGATGGCGGAGGATGCACAGAGAGTCCTATCCAGAGCACAATCACCTCCTAAGACCATAAGTTACTGA